One Triticum dicoccoides isolate Atlit2015 ecotype Zavitan chromosome 5B, WEW_v2.0, whole genome shotgun sequence genomic window carries:
- the LOC119307674 gene encoding uncharacterized protein LOC119307674, translating into MKFFVETIVRNHNGGTRRFSFILNGGSTIDHVCDLSFSKLRENGWLSYEPFGCVFETVEDAPLLIPSGTLLGEVYLSNPSPNGTGVELWATVVEERKGCNFIISPGDDFILGNWMTGFMAQ; encoded by the exons ATGAAGTTTTTC GTTGAGACCATTGTCCGCAACCACAATGGAGGGACAAGAAGATTCTC TTTTATTCTCAATGGAGGTTCTACCATTGACCATGTTTGTGATCTGAGCTTTTCTAAGCTGCGGGAGAATGGGTGGTTGAGTTATGAACCATTTGGTTGCGTCTTTGAGACTGTGGAAGATGCCCCTCTTCTAATCCCCAGTG GTACTTTGCTTGGTGAGGTTTACTTGAGCAATCCTAGTCCAAATGGAACTGGGGTTGAACTATGGGCTACAGTTG TCGAGGAAAGGAAGGGCTGTAATTTCATCATTTCCCCCGGTGATG ATTTCATCCTGGGCAACTGGATGACAGGATTCATGGCGCAGTGA